In Candidatus Krumholzibacteriia bacterium, one genomic interval encodes:
- a CDS encoding metallophosphoesterase, which translates to MTAHLPILIVAIALRVATVADAGATTPLRLPPAPRIVAIGDLHGDLDATRRALRLAGAVDTNDRWTGGNLVVVQTGDQVDRGDDEQAILDLFSRLAQEAARAGGAVHALNGNHELMNTALDFRYVTPGGYADFVDAVTYDNADASMASFPDSMRARVAAFRPGGDYARDLARRNVVIIIGDNVFVHGGVLPEHVTYGLDRINTEVRAWLLGEGPMPEIILARGSPVWARDYSDEPDATDCAALQRVLDSLAAKRMIVGHTVQEQGVRSYCDGRVWCIDTGMAACYEGNVEVLEIIGDSLRVLAPEVEPAH; encoded by the coding sequence ATGACCGCCCACCTCCCCATCCTGATAGTTGCCATCGCGCTTCGCGTGGCGACGGTTGCCGATGCGGGCGCCACCACGCCGCTGCGCCTTCCGCCTGCGCCACGCATCGTGGCCATCGGCGATCTGCACGGCGACCTCGACGCCACCCGCCGCGCGCTCAGGCTGGCCGGCGCCGTCGACACAAATGATCGCTGGACCGGCGGCAACCTGGTGGTGGTTCAAACCGGCGATCAGGTGGATCGTGGCGACGACGAGCAGGCGATCCTCGATCTCTTCTCACGGCTGGCACAGGAAGCCGCCCGGGCGGGTGGCGCCGTGCACGCGCTCAACGGTAACCACGAGTTGATGAATACCGCCCTCGACTTCCGTTATGTGACGCCCGGCGGGTACGCGGACTTCGTGGACGCGGTAACCTACGACAACGCGGATGCAAGTATGGCGAGCTTTCCGGACTCGATGCGGGCGCGGGTCGCGGCCTTTCGTCCGGGGGGAGACTATGCGCGCGATCTCGCGCGACGGAACGTCGTAATCATCATCGGTGACAATGTCTTCGTCCACGGTGGCGTCCTCCCCGAGCACGTTACATACGGACTCGACCGGATCAATACCGAGGTGCGGGCCTGGCTGCTCGGCGAAGGGCCGATGCCCGAAATCATCCTCGCGCGTGGAAGCCCGGTGTGGGCCCGCGATTACTCGGACGAACCCGACGCCACCGATTGCGCCGCGCTGCAGCGGGTGCTGGACTCCCTGGCCGCAAAGCGTATGATCGTGGGGCACACGGTGCAGGAGCAAGGCGTGCGCTCGTACTGCGACGGGCGCGTGTGGTGCATCGACACCGGCATGGCCGCCTGCTACGAGGGCAACGTCGAAGTCCTTGAGATCATCGGAGACTCGTTGCGGGTCCTCGCACCGGAGGTGGAACCCGCGCACTAG
- a CDS encoding T9SS type A sorting domain-containing protein, whose translation MRRILTLTAAFVIAMAHAASAATIVVVNLDGAGEGFNDPTPAAPVGGNPGTTVGQQRLNVFQEAANIWGGLLPSDVTIYVDAQFNPQTCTSTSAVLGSAGPRSVFRDFSGAEYTNTWYHVALANKLAGVDLTAISDINATFNSNLNGNPGCLGGASWYYGFDGNEGADVELLPVVLHELGHGLGFSTLVGPNGAESTNVPDLYERFIRDNTQGTTWDNLTQQQRAASAINTGNVVWNGSFVAAHAGQYLGGTPKMFVNSPGSLPATIALGLASFGPGPSEPGVTGNVVLADDGTGTISDGCEPLVNVGQISGNIALIDRGTCTFVSKALAAQAAGAIAVVVVNNVSGAPPAMGGTDPTVVIPVVSVSLADGNAIKAELGTGVNVTIGLDPGELAGADTSGRVKLYAPNPYEGGSSISHFDVSAFPNLLMEPAINDNLSSSVDLTLALFTDLGWLDELPTGARPVAPRVTLSNYPNPFNPSTTIRYEVAPSQEVALAIFDVSGRLVRTLDAGAKSQGMHQTTWDGRDHRGRPVASGVYYARLSSPTQTLTRKVVLLK comes from the coding sequence ATGCGGCGCATCCTCACGCTCACGGCGGCATTCGTGATCGCAATGGCGCACGCGGCGAGTGCGGCGACCATCGTGGTCGTCAACCTCGACGGCGCCGGCGAGGGCTTCAACGACCCGACACCTGCGGCACCGGTGGGTGGCAATCCCGGCACCACCGTGGGTCAGCAGCGCCTCAACGTCTTCCAGGAAGCGGCAAACATCTGGGGCGGGCTCCTGCCCAGCGACGTCACCATCTACGTCGACGCCCAGTTCAACCCGCAAACCTGTACGTCGACCAGTGCGGTGCTTGGGTCGGCGGGACCGCGCAGCGTGTTTCGCGATTTCTCGGGCGCGGAGTACACCAACACCTGGTACCACGTGGCGCTGGCCAACAAGCTCGCCGGTGTCGACCTCACCGCAATCAGCGACATCAACGCCACCTTCAACAGCAACCTCAACGGCAACCCGGGGTGTCTGGGTGGGGCGAGCTGGTACTACGGCTTCGATGGCAACGAAGGCGCGGACGTCGAGTTGTTGCCGGTGGTGCTGCACGAACTCGGGCACGGCCTGGGATTCAGCACGCTGGTGGGACCGAACGGTGCGGAATCCACCAACGTCCCGGACCTGTACGAGCGCTTCATCCGCGACAACACCCAGGGCACCACCTGGGACAACCTGACGCAACAGCAGCGGGCCGCGTCCGCCATCAACACCGGCAACGTGGTGTGGAACGGTTCTTTTGTTGCCGCGCATGCGGGGCAGTACCTGGGCGGAACGCCCAAGATGTTCGTGAACAGCCCGGGTTCGCTCCCCGCCACCATTGCACTGGGGCTGGCGTCATTCGGACCCGGACCGAGCGAGCCGGGCGTTACCGGCAATGTGGTGCTGGCTGACGACGGCACCGGCACGATCAGCGACGGGTGCGAACCGCTCGTCAATGTGGGGCAGATCAGCGGCAACATCGCGCTGATCGATCGTGGCACGTGCACCTTCGTGAGCAAGGCACTCGCCGCGCAGGCGGCCGGCGCAATCGCGGTGGTCGTCGTCAACAACGTTTCCGGCGCGCCCCCGGCCATGGGCGGCACAGACCCGACGGTGGTGATTCCGGTGGTGAGCGTGTCGCTGGCGGACGGCAACGCCATCAAGGCCGAACTGGGCACGGGCGTCAACGTGACCATCGGGCTCGATCCCGGCGAACTGGCCGGCGCGGACACAAGCGGGCGTGTGAAACTCTATGCGCCCAACCCGTACGAGGGTGGTTCGTCGATCTCGCACTTTGACGTGTCGGCGTTTCCAAACCTGCTCATGGAGCCCGCCATCAACGACAACCTGTCGAGCAGCGTGGACCTGACCCTGGCGCTCTTTACCGACCTCGGCTGGCTGGACGAGCTCCCGACCGGTGCGCGGCCGGTGGCACCGCGGGTTACGCTCTCCAACTATCCGAATCCCTTCAACCCCTCCACCACGATTCGCTACGAGGTGGCTCCCTCGCAGGAGGTCGCGCTCGCCATCTTCGACGTAAGCGGACGCCTGGTGCGGACGCTCGACGCGGGTGCAAAGTCGCAGGGCATGCACCAGACGACGTGGGACGGCCGTGACCATCGCGGTCGCCCGGTCGCCTCGGGCGTGTACTACGCGCGTCTGTCGAGCCCAACGCAAACACTCACGCGCAAGGTCGTTCTTCTGAAGTAG
- a CDS encoding SH3 domain-containing protein, with the protein METLIKDDIKSSAEPAAKPVRQIPERGEEIDELLRIKRAHRFDAGQVPCPSCTVVVDMTINRCPFCESDIAAETALARETTRRLRELSGELDLEHAARTHEDEPAQRGFFARLKYLFEGDPEPDPADAMKVDPHARRLLGVVSPGDSLKVLEEEGPWLKIKTAGGAIGWVYSTVRKDA; encoded by the coding sequence GTGGAAACCCTTATCAAGGATGATATTAAGTCGTCGGCCGAGCCGGCCGCCAAGCCCGTCCGCCAGATCCCCGAGCGGGGCGAGGAGATCGACGAACTTCTGCGCATCAAGCGCGCCCACCGGTTCGATGCTGGCCAGGTTCCCTGTCCCAGTTGCACGGTGGTGGTCGACATGACCATCAACCGCTGCCCGTTCTGCGAATCCGACATCGCCGCGGAGACCGCTCTGGCTCGCGAGACGACGCGGCGACTGCGCGAACTCTCCGGCGAGCTCGACCTGGAGCACGCCGCACGGACCCACGAAGATGAACCCGCGCAGCGCGGCTTCTTCGCACGCCTGAAGTACCTCTTCGAGGGCGACCCCGAACCCGATCCCGCCGACGCCATGAAGGTGGATCCGCACGCCAGGCGCCTGCTGGGTGTCGTTTCTCCGGGGGACTCGCTCAAGGTGCTCGAAGAAGAGGGGCCGTGGCTCAAGATCAAGACGGCCGGCGGCGCCATCGGCTGGGTGTACTCCACGGTGCGCAAGGACGCCTGA
- a CDS encoding mechanosensitive ion channel family protein, giving the protein MTWKILVTAMLLIAGGAFATNPAAQPNDAFTAEADSALAKLDRARAEIRGLTSRLNSLAGEDSLVIFRRRASILIAALDDVKHMADIVVRQEQAGGDASRLRAYLADIQAPIPAALDFMRTDLTKQLGVVENGARRAPAAELRVLETDIADLNAELDGIYGAKAKYIAIYEQVGDDVAAERSKLVRHISERAELLSGKLRLAMENRQKYSKRAMQKTADTRSQEAATAAQNAIDNYVASLERISTTMSGLGLDVTEYRTLLVEATGELFRGLGDRKVALSLLERGLVRLRDWLMGEAPGLVLKLIIFAIIVFAFRILGRLARKAVVRSLDKSPVQTSQLMRSMVSKVVKNLILLFGILVALSQFGVSLSPLLAGLGVAGFIVGFALQDTLANFASGVMILFYKPFDEGDAVEAGGVTGVVSHMSLVSTTILTFDNQTIIVPNSKIWGDVIKNINTQDRRRVDLKFGISYSDDIPRAEAVLMEIVKAHPNVLETPEPVVRLHELGDSSVNFVVRPWVVTTDYWEVYWDLTRTVKMRFDKEGISIPFPQRDVHLYTEGPGAGAAGPGGADAGRGA; this is encoded by the coding sequence ATGACCTGGAAGATTCTCGTGACCGCCATGCTGCTCATAGCGGGCGGTGCATTCGCCACGAACCCCGCAGCGCAACCAAACGATGCGTTCACCGCCGAAGCCGATTCGGCGCTTGCAAAGCTGGATCGCGCGCGCGCGGAGATTCGCGGCCTGACCAGCCGGCTCAACTCTCTGGCGGGCGAAGACAGCCTGGTCATCTTCCGGCGCCGTGCGAGCATCCTGATCGCTGCGCTGGATGACGTGAAACATATGGCCGATATCGTGGTACGGCAGGAGCAGGCCGGGGGCGATGCGTCGCGGCTGCGCGCGTACCTGGCCGACATCCAGGCTCCCATCCCGGCGGCTCTGGACTTCATGCGCACCGACCTCACCAAGCAACTGGGGGTGGTGGAAAACGGGGCCCGGCGGGCACCCGCCGCGGAACTGCGCGTGCTGGAAACGGATATCGCGGACCTCAACGCTGAACTCGATGGCATATACGGCGCCAAGGCAAAGTATATCGCCATCTACGAACAAGTCGGTGACGACGTCGCCGCCGAACGGAGCAAGCTGGTGCGGCACATCAGCGAGCGCGCTGAGCTCCTCTCGGGGAAACTCCGGCTGGCCATGGAGAATCGGCAGAAGTACTCCAAGCGAGCCATGCAGAAAACGGCGGACACGCGCTCGCAGGAAGCCGCGACCGCCGCGCAGAACGCCATCGATAACTACGTTGCCAGCCTGGAGCGGATTTCGACCACGATGAGCGGGCTTGGTCTTGACGTAACCGAGTACCGAACCCTGCTGGTCGAGGCAACCGGAGAACTGTTTCGCGGCCTGGGCGATCGCAAGGTGGCGCTCAGCCTGTTGGAGCGGGGGCTGGTGCGCCTGCGCGACTGGCTGATGGGCGAGGCGCCGGGCCTCGTTCTCAAGTTGATCATTTTCGCGATCATCGTGTTCGCGTTTCGAATACTCGGAAGGCTGGCGCGGAAGGCGGTGGTCCGAAGCCTCGACAAGTCCCCGGTGCAGACCTCGCAGCTCATGCGCAGCATGGTGTCCAAAGTGGTGAAGAACCTGATTCTGCTCTTCGGAATACTCGTGGCGCTATCCCAGTTCGGCGTTTCGCTATCGCCGCTTCTGGCCGGTCTGGGCGTGGCGGGCTTCATTGTGGGTTTTGCCCTGCAGGACACGCTCGCCAATTTTGCCTCCGGCGTGATGATTCTCTTCTACAAGCCCTTCGATGAGGGCGACGCGGTGGAGGCGGGGGGCGTAACGGGCGTCGTCAGTCATATGAGCCTGGTGTCGACCACCATCCTCACCTTCGACAACCAGACCATCATCGTGCCCAACAGCAAGATCTGGGGCGACGTGATCAAGAACATCAACACCCAGGACCGGCGGCGCGTGGACCTCAAGTTCGGCATCTCCTACAGCGACGACATTCCCCGCGCGGAGGCGGTGCTCATGGAGATCGTCAAGGCACACCCCAACGTGCTGGAAACCCCGGAGCCGGTGGTGCGCCTGCACGAGCTGGGGGATTCCTCCGTCAACTTCGTGGTGCGGCCGTGGGTGGTCACCACGGACTACTGGGAGGTGTACTGGGATCTGACGCGCACGGTGAAGATGCGCTTCGACAAGGAGGGAATCTCCATTCCCTTCCCGCAGCGCGACGTGCACCTGTACACGGAGGGCCCGGGCGCGGGCGCCGCCGGGCCGGGTGGTGCGGACGCTGGAAGGGGCGCGTGA
- the asnB gene encoding asparagine synthase (glutamine-hydrolyzing) has protein sequence MCGICGLLGDLDPQQAGACVKRMADSIRHRGPDDEGFHAAAPAFLGHRRLSIVDLSTGHQPIANEDGTVWTIFNGEIYNHAALRADLEQKGHRYRTRTDTESIVHLYEEDGLSFPRKLNGMFAIALWDAPRQRLVLVRDRLGIKPLYYAELAGGALAFASEMKALLQCPGVDTTVDPVALDGYLALQYVPGPRTIYRGIHKLPAGHTLVAESGEITIEPYWTLEPAPAPRSFNRARDEFRALFDDAVRVRLMSDVPLGAFLSGGIDSGLVVAAMAKAMDRPVQTFSIGFETEGWYSELPYAARVAEHLKTDHKTLTVSALDMRSLLPVVAAQLDEPLADPAAVPTYLLSRFAREHVTVALTGEGADELFAGYNRYRFEAMRDKVVWLPPGARRALRAVGKPVAGRRYARALDAATMDSAASFVFLRSVMPPELRGALLRPEIAAQLPPDHLEARVAAHFSGADGLNASLRADTLEWLPDDLLMKVDKMSMLASLEARVPFLDYRIVEQVSGFPAAWKHRGGRSKVLLKAAAEGVLPPDIINRRKHGFTPPIGVWMRGSLRGYMEENLLDPAALSAQWLESRVVSALAGRFLRGEDRFALPVWVLLCLEVWLRSGSRVEAAAS, from the coding sequence ATGTGCGGTATCTGCGGACTCCTGGGCGATCTCGACCCCCAACAGGCCGGCGCGTGCGTGAAGCGCATGGCAGATTCCATCCGCCACCGCGGCCCCGACGACGAGGGCTTCCACGCCGCTGCGCCAGCCTTCCTGGGTCATCGCCGCCTCTCCATCGTCGACCTCTCCACCGGCCACCAGCCCATTGCCAACGAGGACGGCACCGTCTGGACCATATTCAACGGCGAGATCTACAACCACGCCGCGCTGCGCGCCGATCTCGAGCAGAAGGGCCATCGCTACCGCACGCGCACGGATACCGAGAGCATCGTCCACCTCTACGAGGAGGACGGACTCTCCTTTCCGCGCAAGCTGAACGGGATGTTCGCCATTGCGCTGTGGGACGCCCCGCGCCAGCGGCTCGTATTGGTGCGCGACCGCCTGGGCATCAAGCCGCTCTACTACGCGGAGCTGGCTGGCGGCGCGCTGGCGTTCGCCTCCGAGATGAAGGCGCTCTTGCAGTGTCCCGGGGTGGATACCACGGTGGACCCGGTCGCGCTCGACGGCTACCTGGCGCTGCAATACGTTCCCGGACCACGCACCATCTACCGCGGCATCCACAAGCTCCCCGCCGGCCACACGCTGGTGGCGGAATCCGGCGAAATCACCATCGAGCCGTACTGGACACTCGAACCCGCCCCCGCGCCGCGTTCCTTCAACCGCGCGCGCGACGAGTTTCGCGCGCTGTTCGACGACGCGGTGCGCGTGCGATTGATGAGCGACGTGCCGCTGGGCGCGTTCCTCTCCGGCGGTATCGACTCCGGCCTGGTGGTGGCGGCCATGGCGAAGGCGATGGACCGGCCGGTGCAGACCTTCTCCATCGGTTTCGAGACCGAGGGTTGGTATTCGGAGCTTCCGTATGCCGCGCGCGTGGCCGAGCACTTGAAGACCGACCACAAGACGCTCACCGTCTCGGCGCTGGACATGCGCTCGCTGCTGCCGGTGGTGGCGGCGCAGCTGGACGAGCCGCTCGCGGACCCGGCGGCGGTGCCGACGTATCTGTTGTCGCGCTTCGCGCGCGAGCACGTGACGGTGGCGCTTACCGGCGAGGGAGCCGATGAACTCTTCGCGGGCTACAACCGCTACCGCTTCGAGGCCATGCGCGACAAGGTGGTGTGGTTGCCGCCGGGCGCGCGCCGCGCGCTGCGGGCGGTGGGGAAGCCGGTGGCGGGACGGCGTTACGCCAGGGCGCTCGACGCCGCCACCATGGATTCGGCGGCGAGCTTCGTGTTCCTGCGCTCGGTGATGCCACCCGAACTGCGCGGCGCGCTGCTGCGGCCGGAGATAGCCGCGCAACTGCCCCCCGACCACCTGGAGGCGCGCGTGGCGGCGCACTTCTCTGGCGCCGACGGTCTCAATGCGTCGCTGCGCGCCGACACGCTGGAGTGGCTCCCCGACGATCTGCTCATGAAGGTCGACAAGATGTCGATGCTCGCCTCACTGGAGGCGCGGGTACCGTTCCTCGACTACCGCATCGTCGAACAGGTGAGTGGTTTTCCCGCGGCGTGGAAGCACCGCGGCGGGCGCAGCAAGGTGCTGCTCAAGGCGGCGGCGGAGGGTGTCCTGCCGCCCGATATCATCAACCGCCGCAAGCACGGATTCACGCCACCGATAGGCGTGTGGATGCGTGGCAGCCTGCGTGGCTACATGGAGGAGAACCTGCTGGACCCGGCCGCGCTCTCCGCGCAGTGGCTGGAGTCGCGCGTGGTGAGCGCGCTGGCGGGGCGCTTTCTCCGGGGTGAGGATCGCTTTGCGCTCCCGGTGTGGGTGTTGCTGTGCCTGGAAGTGTGGCTGCGCAGCGGAAGCCGCGTGGAGGCCGCCGCGTCATGA
- a CDS encoding glycosyltransferase, with protein MSTQPRRGRVAYVAAGFPKLTETFVLREVMEMERRGIPVSVFSVRPRPKGRLHADALPFLEKTHYAPWIGLAHFGAFFSLAVRHPLGMLRGLGFLLANMADQARYPSAVLKMLVAKPKMFLFTREMERGRVVHVHAHFANIPTTFAVFAARVLGITYSFTGHAWDIFVPVNQAALSRKISGAEFVATCTAFNTTVLARFCRTDADRHKIWRNYHGLDLSRYVSSNRRDALRIVAGGSLVEKKGLMVLVEAAALLRTRGVPFQIEMVGEGEQRTRLQQEIARHGLGDAVTLVGSMPHEDLVERMRTSAMIVLPCIETRGGYMDGIPNILIESLALGVPVVSTPISGIPELVIDGETGLLVPPHDAAALADAIEALLRDPARGSALGRAGRARVESMFDVVRNVGELVARFENILNATDRPSTRDETVR; from the coding sequence ATGAGCACGCAGCCACGCCGAGGCCGCGTTGCGTACGTGGCGGCCGGATTCCCCAAGCTCACCGAGACGTTCGTTCTGCGCGAAGTGATGGAGATGGAGCGCCGCGGCATCCCGGTGTCGGTGTTCTCCGTCCGCCCCCGGCCGAAGGGAAGGCTGCACGCGGACGCCCTGCCGTTCCTGGAGAAGACCCATTACGCGCCGTGGATCGGGCTGGCGCATTTCGGCGCGTTCTTTTCGCTGGCCGTGCGGCATCCGCTCGGCATGCTGAGGGGCCTCGGATTTCTCCTCGCCAACATGGCGGACCAGGCGAGGTATCCGTCGGCCGTCCTCAAGATGCTCGTGGCGAAGCCCAAGATGTTTCTCTTCACCCGTGAGATGGAGCGCGGGCGTGTCGTGCATGTCCACGCGCACTTTGCCAATATTCCAACAACGTTCGCCGTCTTTGCGGCGCGGGTGCTCGGTATCACGTACAGCTTCACCGGTCACGCGTGGGACATCTTCGTTCCCGTCAACCAGGCCGCGCTCTCGCGCAAGATTTCGGGTGCCGAATTCGTGGCCACATGTACGGCCTTCAATACCACGGTGCTGGCACGTTTCTGCCGGACGGACGCCGACCGCCACAAGATCTGGCGCAACTATCACGGCCTTGATCTCTCGCGCTACGTGTCGTCCAACCGGCGCGACGCACTGCGCATCGTCGCGGGCGGCAGCCTGGTGGAGAAGAAGGGGCTGATGGTGCTGGTCGAGGCGGCGGCGTTGCTGCGCACCCGCGGGGTGCCGTTTCAGATCGAGATGGTGGGCGAGGGCGAGCAGCGCACCCGGCTCCAGCAGGAAATTGCGCGCCACGGCCTGGGTGACGCGGTGACGCTGGTGGGATCGATGCCGCACGAGGATCTCGTAGAGCGCATGCGTACGTCGGCCATGATCGTGCTGCCATGCATTGAGACGCGGGGCGGATACATGGACGGCATTCCCAACATCCTCATCGAGAGCCTGGCGCTGGGAGTGCCGGTGGTGTCGACGCCGATTTCCGGAATCCCCGAACTCGTCATCGACGGGGAGACCGGCCTGCTGGTTCCGCCACACGATGCGGCGGCACTCGCCGATGCCATCGAAGCGCTGCTGCGGGATCCGGCGCGGGGAAGCGCGCTGGGCCGCGCGGGACGGGCACGGGTGGAATCGATGTTCGACGTCGTGCGCAACGTGGGTGAGTTGGTGGCGCGGTTCGAGAATATTCTGAATGCCACTGACAGGCCGAGTACCCGGGATGAAACCGTCCGCTGA
- a CDS encoding serine/threonine protein kinase — MAAEFDVRPSDQSSNPSDPSNFADLDSGTQRTSFRGLSAAAWIYASIFFLGYAADTFVQSAAAGHFRFLPPFDTITAAIAIGYSLFVAWRCSRATCEACFFASMATIFLVVTSLGIAVQAWGWEQDPRFDIETVSWVGVWLVAYPSIVTLGPRQVLRGSLLAWLTVPSVAILSLVVHGLPAGFEGSPWIEIVKLSVPVLLCVGVGYAIAYRVFCLARDFSKAKRLGSYQLTEKIGAGGMGEVWRAKHKMLARPAAVKLIRPQALGNVDTAAAQTTLRRFEREAQVTAMLTSPHSILLYDFGTGDDGVFYYVMELLEGRDLRSLVQDAGPQPAERVVHFLRAACDSLADAHHRGLIHRDIKPANLFTCRRGREFDFIKVLDFGLVKTVNSGGETASHLTGDGSTSGTPGFMAPEMVTAEGSVDGRADIYALGCVAYWLLTGQLVFEGKNAMAILVQHVKEEPAPVSSRTEIEVPRRLEEIIHACLAKRPEDRPDSAAALGAALAEVAATLPPWTQERAGKWWQTNLPHLHAAPQARRHDSTAPTVINA; from the coding sequence GTGGCCGCCGAATTCGACGTACGACCATCCGACCAGTCCAGTAACCCGAGCGATCCGTCCAACTTCGCCGATCTGGATTCGGGGACGCAACGGACCTCCTTCCGCGGACTCTCCGCGGCAGCGTGGATCTACGCGTCAATTTTCTTCCTCGGCTACGCGGCCGACACCTTCGTGCAAAGCGCCGCGGCGGGCCACTTCCGCTTCCTGCCCCCGTTCGACACCATCACCGCCGCCATTGCCATCGGTTACTCGCTGTTCGTCGCCTGGCGTTGCAGCCGCGCCACGTGCGAGGCGTGCTTCTTCGCGTCCATGGCCACGATCTTCCTGGTGGTGACCTCGCTGGGAATCGCGGTACAGGCGTGGGGCTGGGAGCAGGATCCCCGCTTCGACATCGAAACCGTGAGCTGGGTGGGCGTGTGGCTCGTCGCCTATCCCAGCATCGTCACACTGGGACCCCGACAGGTTCTGAGGGGATCCCTGCTGGCGTGGCTCACCGTGCCCTCCGTCGCCATTCTCTCGCTCGTCGTGCACGGACTGCCGGCGGGTTTCGAGGGATCACCGTGGATCGAAATTGTCAAACTGTCGGTGCCGGTTCTGTTGTGCGTGGGCGTCGGCTACGCCATTGCCTACCGCGTCTTCTGCCTGGCGCGCGATTTCTCCAAGGCGAAGCGTCTGGGAAGCTACCAGCTGACCGAGAAGATCGGCGCCGGTGGAATGGGTGAAGTTTGGCGGGCGAAGCACAAGATGCTCGCGCGCCCCGCGGCGGTAAAACTCATCCGCCCGCAGGCGCTGGGAAACGTGGACACGGCCGCCGCGCAGACCACGCTGCGTCGCTTCGAGCGCGAAGCCCAGGTGACGGCCATGCTGACCTCGCCTCACTCGATCCTGCTGTACGACTTCGGAACCGGCGACGACGGGGTGTTCTACTATGTCATGGAGCTCCTGGAAGGCCGTGACCTGAGATCGCTGGTGCAGGATGCGGGGCCACAGCCCGCGGAACGCGTGGTGCACTTTCTGCGCGCGGCCTGCGATTCGCTCGCCGACGCGCATCACCGCGGCCTGATTCACCGCGACATCAAGCCGGCCAACCTGTTCACGTGCCGACGCGGCCGTGAGTTCGACTTCATCAAGGTTCTCGACTTCGGTCTGGTCAAGACCGTCAACAGCGGCGGAGAGACCGCTTCGCACCTCACCGGTGACGGATCCACCAGCGGCACCCCCGGATTCATGGCGCCGGAAATGGTCACGGCGGAGGGTTCCGTCGACGGGCGCGCGGATATTTACGCGCTTGGTTGCGTGGCATACTGGCTGCTCACCGGACAACTCGTGTTCGAAGGCAAGAACGCCATGGCCATTCTGGTGCAACACGTCAAGGAGGAGCCGGCGCCGGTTTCTTCGCGCACCGAGATCGAAGTACCGCGCCGCCTGGAGGAGATCATCCACGCCTGCCTCGCCAAGCGGCCCGAAGACCGGCCGGACTCGGCCGCGGCGCTGGGCGCGGCGCTGGCCGAGGTGGCCGCGACACTGCCGCCCTGGACCCAGGAACGGGCCGGCAAGTGGTGGCAGACCAACCTCCCCCACCTGCATGCCGCTCCCCAGGCACGGCGCCACGACAGCACCGCTCCAACGGTGATCAATGCCTGA